One segment of Lytechinus variegatus isolate NC3 chromosome 13, Lvar_3.0, whole genome shotgun sequence DNA contains the following:
- the LOC121426108 gene encoding probable citrate synthase 2, mitochondrial, translating to MSLVNIATRRLLLNAKNALPAFGAGVRNASESTDLREVLARQIPEKQKEIKEFRKECGSKVIGEIQVDMLYGGMRGMKGLVTETSVLDPNEGIRFRGYSIPECQKLLPKAPGGSEPLPEGLFWLLVTGEIPTEAQVKAISQEWNERAAVPYHVVQMLNNFPDSLHPMSQFSAAISAMNSESKFAEAYAQGVHKTTYWEYTYEDSMNLIAKLPTVAAIIYRNLYKDGKVSPISMDMDWSGNFSQMLGYDNDMFTELMRLYLTIHSDHEGGNVSAHTVHLVGSALSDPYLSFAAGMNGLAGPLHGLANQEVLVWLTKLREQVGDNVSDENMREFIWNTLKSGQVVPGYGHAVLRKTDPRYECQREFALKHLPDDPMFKLVSQIYKLVPDILLEQGKAQNPWPNVDAHSGVLLQYYGMTEMNYYTVLFGVSRALGTLASLIWDRAFGLPLERPKSMSTEGLKKLVGR from the exons GATTTAAGAGAAGTGCTAGCCAGACAAATTCCAGAGAAGCAGAAGGAAATCAAAGAATTCCGCAAAGAAtgtgggtcaaaggtcatcggTGAGATTCAAGTAGACATG CTTTATGGAGGTATGCGAGGTATGAAGGGTCTCGTCACAGAGACATCTGTGCTCGATCCAAATGAAGGCATCCGTTTCCGTGGTTACAGCATCCCTGAATGTCAGAAGCTTCTCCCTAAGGCTCCAGGTGGATCCGAGCCACTGCCTGAAGGTCTTTTCTGGCTCCTGGTCACGGGAGAGATCCCAACAGAGGCTCAG GTCAAAGCCATCTCTCAGGAATGGAACGAGAGAGCAGCCGTCCCGTACCACGTTGTGCAGATGCTGAATAACTTCCCCGATTCACTCCATCCTATGTCTCAGTTCAGTGCTGCTATCTCCGCTATGAACAGCGAGAGCAAGTTTGCCGAGGCTTACGCACAGGGTGTTCATAAGACCACATACTGGGAG TACACCTATGAAGATTCCATGAACCTGATTGCCAAGCTCCCTACTGTAGCAGCCATTATCTACCGTAATCTCTACAAGGATGGCAAGGTATCTCCTATCAGTATGGACATGGACTGGTCTGGTAACTTCTCTCAGATGCTTGGTTATGATAATGACATGTTCACAGAGCTTATGAGGCTGTACCTCACAATTCACAG TGACCATGAAGGAGGTAATGTCAGTGCCCACACAGTTCATCTTGTTGGCAGTGCTCTTTCAGATCCTTATCTTTCATTTGCTGCTGGTATGAATGGTCTTGCTGGACCACTCCATGGACTCGCTAACCAG GAAGTGCTGGTATGGCTGACAAAGCTCCGAGAGCAGGTTGGGGATAATGTATCTGATGAAAACATGAGAGAATTCATCTGGAATACACTCAAATCAGGACAG GTTGTACCGGGCTATGGCCACGCTGTCCTGAGGAAGACGGATCCTCGTTACGAATGCCAACGTGAGTTTGCCCTGAAGCATCTACCTGATGACCCTATGTTCAAGCTTGTTAGTCAGATTTATAAGCTAGTACCTGACATCCTCCTGGAGCAAGGCAAGGCCCAGAACCCATGGCCCAACGTGGATGCACACAGTGGTGTGTTACTCCAG TATTACGGCATGACAGAGATGAACTACTACACCGTCCTCTTTGGTGTTTCAAGGGCTTTGGGTACCCTTGCTTCTCTCATCTGGGACAGAGCCTTCGGTCTACCTCTGGAACGACCAAAATCAATGAGCACCGAGGGGCTCAAGAAGCTTGTCGGTCGCTAA